Proteins encoded within one genomic window of Arachis ipaensis cultivar K30076 chromosome B08, Araip1.1, whole genome shotgun sequence:
- the LOC107610777 gene encoding uncharacterized protein LOC107610777 — translation MYYIEVDLSDDQHNTQGAWCIQHVVGVEARWHAAVEPPRQHAGGVLSQHAGDVLSQHAGDVLTWRNLVGQQLHHVGGVLRQHAGGVLTWRKVIGPSVHHVGGVLSAPLYIRTPQIWWCIVIEATYEAGDEDEDGDVGVEAAVENVVVHPSSSQPMGVPPFMCELDLDAMHAPEFPEYANRGIADPEDGEFRIGMEYSSRKSVVAAIRSFTISRGVDYDVYESEPQTFYAKCKMYGRGCDWLIRASLIRRKGCWEIRRYNGRHTCTIGTISQDHSKLDSDTVAEAIRPLVETDPSIKVKSIIVEVQSRFNYTISYRKAWLAKQKSVANVFGDWEESYQALPWWLSVMVQKIPGSVVQIETRPLYNGNEEAQGVKILHRVFWSFNPCIRAFRHCKPLVQVDGTHLYGKYKGTLLVAVAQDGNQNIVPIAFALVEGETADAWHFFLRNLREYVVRKDGVGMISDRHESIRAAVNRSGDDWQPPRAWWMFCIRHIGSNFLRAFKVPHLQKLVVNIGYSRTVEEYNINYKRLEERGEAYAMWCDAIGLRHWVLAFDEGHRWGHMTTNLVECINSVLKGARNLPVLALVRATYYRLNELFTRKSAETHERKRAGFTYSAFAQQRIEASMQQAGNIVVHRFDRRNEVFEVRETTTGKVLVVDLARRTCDCGHFQVERIPCRHVIACCANQRLDWQLYVHDVYKMTEVCKVYRFEFAPLGDPETWPPYEGPTLVANPALRRTSKGRPKLTRYLNEMDSRDMRGPRICRLCGAQGHSRSRCPQRAGPSGAGS, via the exons ATGTATTACATAGAGGTGGACCTGTCAGATGATCAGCACAACACGCAGGGGGCGTGGTGCATACAACACGTGGTGGGCGTGGAAGCTAGGTGGCATGCTGCGGTTGAGCCACCTAGGCAGCACGCAGGGGGCGTGCTTAGTCAGCACGCAGGGGACGTGCTTAGTCAGCACGCAGGGGACGTGCTGACGTGGCGGAACTTGGTTGGACAGCAGCTGCACCACGTGGGGGGCGTGTTGCGTCAGCACGCAGGGGGCGTGCTGACGTGGCGAAAGGTGATTGGTCCAAGTGTGCACCACGTGGGGGGCGTGTTAAGTGCACCGCTCTATATAAG GACACCGCAAATTTGGTGGTGTATCGTAATTGAAGCCACCTATGAAGCCGGCGACGAAGATGAGGATGGTGATGTGGGAGTTGAGGCAGCAGTGGAAAATGTAGTGGTTCATCCCTCGAGCAGTCAACCGATGGGTGTTCCACCTTTTATGTGTGAGTTGGATCTCGACGCCATGCATGCCCCCGAGTTTCCAGAATATGCAAACAGAG GTATTGCTGATCCTGAGGACGGAGAGTTCCGAATTGGAATGGAATACAGTTCTAGAAAGTCGGTCGTTGCAGCAATTAGAAGTTTCACTATATCTAGAGGAGTTGACTATgatgtgtatgagtctgagccacagacgttctatgcaaaatgcaagatgTACGGGCGTGGATGTGACTGGCTTATCCGAGCCAGCTTGATACGAAGAAAAGGTTGCTGGGAGATACGCAGATACAACGGTAGGCACACGTGCACCATCGGAACGATTTCACAGGATCATTCCAAGTTGGACTCAGATACAGTTGCTGAGGCTATAAGGCCGTTGGTCGAGACGGATCCGTCCATCAAGGTGAAATCTATAATTGTGGAAGTCCAGTCAAGGTTCAACTATACCATCAGTTATcgaaaggcttggttggcaaagcagaagtccGTTGCCAACGTCTTCGGTGATTGGGAGGAATCTTACCAAGCATTGCCGTGGTGGCTCTCGGTCATGGTGCAGAAGATTCCTGGTTCAGTTGTCCAAATAGAAACACGACCACTCTACAACGGGAATGAAGAGGCACAAGGTGTAAAAATACTTCATCGTGTATTTTGGAGTTTCAATCCATGCATTAGGGCATTCAGGCATTGCAAGCCCCTGGTTCAGGTTGACGGCACACACCTATACGGAAAATACAAAGGTACACTTCTAGTCGCTGTTGCACAAGATGGGAACCAAAACATTGTGCCTATCGCCTTTGCCTTGGTGGAAGGTGAGACAGCTGATGCGTGGCACTTCTTCCTCAGGAATCTGCGAGAGTATGTTGTTAGAAAAGACGGTGTGGGTATGATCTCAGACCGGCATGAGTCAATACGGGCAGCAGTTAATCGTTCCGGTGATGACTGGCAACCTCCAAGAGCATGGTGGATGTTTTGTATAAGACACATCGGCAGTAACTTCTTAAGGGCATTCAAAGTCCCTCACTTGCAGAAGCTTGTTGTCAATATAGGGTATTCAAGAACGGTGGAGGAGTACAATATCAACTATAAGAGGTTGGAAGAGCGAGGCGAGGCATATGCCATGTGGTGCGATGCCATCGGACTCAGACATTGGGTATTGGCATTCGACGAGGGACATCGATGGGGCCATATGACAACGAACCTTGTCGAGTGTATTAACTCAGTGTTGAAGGGTGCCCGTAATCTACCTGTGTTGGCGCTGGTCCGAGCAACATATTACAGGTTAAATGAACTCTTTACGCGGAAGAGTGCCGAGACTCACGAACGTAAGCGTGCTGGATTTACGTACTCCGCATTTGCGCAACAGCGGATAGAAGCAAGTATGCAACAGGCTGGGAATATAGTTGTGCACCGCTTTGATAGACGAAATGAGGTGTTTGAGGTGCGCGAAACGACTACTGGGAAGGTGTTAGTTGTTGATCTAGCGCGACGGACGTGTGACTGTGGGCACTTCCAGGTTGAACGAATACCATGTCGCCATGTTATTGCTTGCTGTGCTAACCAGCGGCTCGATTGGCAGTTGTATGTGCATGATGTGTACAAGATGACGGAAGTTTGTAAGGTATATAGGTTTGAGTTTGCACCATTAGGAGATCCCGAGACATGGCCTCCTTATGAGGGACCCACATTGGTCGCTAATCCCGCACTGAGGCGAACGTCTAAAGGCAGGCCCAAACTGACCCGATACCTGAATGAAATGGACTCACGTGACATGCGTGGTCCTCGGATATGCCGTCTCTGTGGTGCTCAGGGTCATAGTCGGAGTAGGTGTCCGCAGCGTGCTGGACCGAGTGGTGCTGGTTCATAG